The nucleotide sequence AAaccacccccacacacaaaaattggTCTTTGTTCATTCTCAGATGACAGGATGTCCCAAGAGTGACAAAGGTGGGAGCCGATCCCCCCACAGCCTTTTCTTCAACCATCCCATCAACTGCTCTTCATTTCTTGAACTACCTTCCTTTTCCAAAGAGGTAATACTCAGGTCAGTCAGAAAGGCTTTCTGAGAAGACTGGCTTGGATTTCTGGGTCTGTTCCAGTCGATTCAAGATGAATTGGCTTGTATCAATGAAGCGCTCAACGCAGTTCACAAAACAGGCCTCAGCCCGACTGTCCAACTTTGGCCCAGGCTTGTCCATGCACTTTTCCTGCTCAGGACAAGATACAGAATCACAAAGGGAACTTGgcaaaaaaaggaaggggagcTTCTTGTTGCTTAGAGGAAAAACTTCACCTAAAAACAGTATCTGATATGTTAATAATAGTTCACATTTGGCAGCTTACTTTGTGGCAATTTTCTACAGGCTTACATTAaattctcacaaccaccctatggaatagatactattattaatcttcattttacaaagacGGAAGTTGTGGCACAGAGATACTTTGTCCTAAGTCATGGGGCCAGAAAATGGTGGAGCTGAGATGTTACAAAGCAAGATAGGTAGCAAAATACAAGGGAAGTTAACCCTTCGCTGAATTTGGTTAGAACTCTACAATGCTGCTTGCATTAAATGCCTTTAAGACACACTAAAACctaccaaaggaaaaaagaatatctatgactggagATTCTTTAACATCTACGTAAGCCAGAGGCTCTTGAATCCTCTCTCAAGATGAATGGAAAATTGTATGAATTTTCCTAAAGGGCCCACAACTTTCAGATTCTTAAAGGAGTCCTTAACCACACCACCTGCTGGTCCAAACGTAatgaatcagatttttaaaaagaatcaaagcaCTCTGGTTCAAGGCAGACAGGAGTTTAGTAAGCATTTTTTAAGGGTCAGAGTCCAGCAATACCATAAGTTTATGGTTCAAATGAATTTCGTTCATTATTCTCTGTTGTGTACACAAGCCTCAGACTCTCCACTTCCAAGGAAAATTATCCTTGGCCTCTGAATTCT is from Orcinus orca chromosome X, mOrcOrc1.1, whole genome shotgun sequence and encodes:
- the TIMM8A gene encoding mitochondrial import inner membrane translocase subunit Tim8 A, which gives rise to MESSSSSSAAGLGSVDPQLQHFIEVETQKQRFQQLVHQMTELCWEKCMDKPGPKLDSRAEACFVNCVERFIDTSQFILNRLEQTQKSKPVFSESLSD